A stretch of the Streptomyces venezuelae genome encodes the following:
- a CDS encoding CorA family divalent cation transporter, with product MTNTMPTNHDNTLMPVETVAEHAQKVELLREINHEIRGLNREMEDIRTITEDQLKVTVETRRVSAWTAIAVVPGALAALYGSNFEHMPELQFKYGWPLFLIALASTAVATYVAVKRKGWL from the coding sequence ATGACCAACACCATGCCGACGAACCACGACAACACCCTGATGCCGGTCGAAACGGTGGCCGAGCACGCCCAGAAGGTGGAGCTGCTCCGCGAGATCAACCACGAGATCCGCGGGCTGAACCGGGAAATGGAAGACATCCGGACCATCACCGAGGACCAGTTGAAGGTCACCGTGGAGACCCGGAGGGTGAGCGCCTGGACGGCGATCGCGGTGGTGCCGGGCGCTCTGGCGGCGCTCTACGGCTCCAACTTCGAGCACATGCCCGAGCTCCAGTTCAAGTACGGCTGGCCGCTGTTTCTCATCGCGCTGGCATCCACCGCAGTGGCCACGTACGTCGCGGTCAAGCGCAAGGGCTGGCTGTAG
- a CDS encoding MmcQ/YjbR family DNA-binding protein, whose amino-acid sequence MTPAELRAFCLGFNAAVEEFPFDAETSVFKVLGKMFALSALDSEPLKVSLKCEPELAVRLRAEHEAIVPGYHLNKRHWNTVTVGGLPEPKVRELIEDSYDLVVAGLPRADRLRLDRP is encoded by the coding sequence ATGACCCCGGCGGAGCTGCGGGCCTTCTGCCTCGGTTTCAACGCGGCGGTGGAGGAGTTCCCGTTCGACGCCGAGACCTCGGTCTTCAAGGTGCTCGGCAAGATGTTCGCGCTGTCCGCGCTGGACTCCGAGCCGCTGAAGGTCAGCCTGAAGTGCGAACCGGAGCTTGCGGTCCGGCTCCGCGCCGAACACGAGGCGATCGTGCCGGGCTACCACCTCAACAAGCGGCACTGGAACACCGTGACGGTGGGCGGGCTGCCGGAGCCGAAGGTGCGGGAGCTGATCGAGGACTCGTACGACCTGGTGGTCGCGGGCCTGCCGCGAGCGGACCGGCTGCGCCTCGACCGGCCCTGA
- the ybeY gene encoding rRNA maturation RNase YbeY, producing MSIDVNNESGTEVDEQAILDIARYALTRMRIHPLSELSVIVIDAEAMEQLHIQWMDLPGPTDVMSFPMDELRPPAKDDEEPPQGLLGDIVLCPEVAKRQGEEAPTQHSMDEELQLLTVHGVLHLLGYDHEEPDEKAEMFGLQAAIVDGWRAERGLTGPSPAPTVS from the coding sequence ATGTCGATCGACGTCAACAACGAATCCGGAACCGAAGTCGACGAGCAGGCGATCCTCGACATCGCCCGCTACGCGCTGACCCGGATGCGGATCCACCCGCTCTCCGAGCTCTCCGTCATCGTGATCGACGCGGAGGCCATGGAGCAGCTCCACATCCAGTGGATGGACCTGCCCGGACCGACGGACGTCATGTCCTTCCCGATGGACGAGCTCCGTCCGCCGGCCAAGGACGACGAGGAGCCCCCGCAGGGGCTCCTCGGCGACATCGTGCTCTGCCCCGAGGTCGCCAAGCGGCAGGGCGAGGAAGCCCCGACGCAGCACTCCATGGACGAGGAACTCCAGCTCCTGACCGTCCACGGGGTGCTGCACCTGCTCGGATACGACCACGAGGAGCCCGACGAGAAGGCCGAGATGTTCGGTCTGCAGGCGGCCATCGTGGACGGCTGGCGGGCCGAGCGCGGCCTGACCGGTCCCTCGCCCGCGCCCACCGTCTCGTGA
- a CDS encoding cytidine deaminase, producing the protein MTDSTGIDPEDTKIITLARSARARNGVPEGAAVRDETGRTYVAGTVELDSLRLSALQTAVAMAVASGAQSLEAAAVVSAADAPAEADRAAVRDLGGPDTPVLLAGPDGTLKSTTPAGA; encoded by the coding sequence ATGACCGACAGCACCGGGATCGACCCCGAGGACACCAAGATCATCACGCTGGCGCGCAGCGCCCGGGCCCGTAACGGTGTGCCCGAGGGGGCGGCGGTCCGGGACGAGACCGGCCGCACCTATGTGGCCGGCACCGTCGAGCTCGACTCCCTCCGGCTCAGCGCCCTCCAGACCGCCGTCGCCATGGCCGTGGCCAGCGGCGCGCAGTCGCTGGAGGCCGCCGCCGTGGTCAGCGCCGCCGACGCTCCGGCCGAGGCCGACCGGGCTGCCGTACGGGACCTCGGGGGCCCCGACACCCCGGTCCTGCTGGCCGGCCCGGACGGCACCCTGAAGTCGACCACTCCGGCGGGCGCGTAG
- a CDS encoding GlxA family transcriptional regulator, whose amino-acid sequence MLALAGLLPFELGIPHRIFGRAKDAAGCPLYEILTCGLAPGPVRTDADFSVQVEHGPELLATADTVVVPASYELGPAHEEGRLDGPTAAALAHIRPGTRLVSICTGGYVLAAAGFLDGRRATTHWASADHFQRLFPAVRVDADVLYTDDGDVLTSAGVAAGIDLCLHIVRRDHGAAVANEVARRTVVPPHRDGGQSQFIERPVPEPQRASTTAARAWVLDRLHEPLRLADMARQEAMSVRTFTRRFREECGISPGQWIVMQRVNRARHLLETTALSMDQVADRTGFGTAQSLRKHLQAALGVSPTAYRRTFRAGMGEDTATT is encoded by the coding sequence GTGCTGGCCCTTGCCGGGCTGCTGCCCTTCGAACTCGGCATTCCGCACCGGATCTTCGGCCGGGCCAAGGACGCGGCCGGCTGCCCGCTGTACGAGATCCTCACCTGCGGGCTGGCCCCCGGCCCGGTCCGCACCGACGCGGACTTCTCCGTCCAGGTGGAACACGGCCCGGAGCTGCTGGCCACCGCCGACACCGTGGTGGTCCCCGCCTCGTACGAGCTCGGGCCGGCCCACGAGGAAGGCCGGCTCGACGGGCCGACCGCCGCCGCCCTCGCCCACATCCGGCCCGGCACCCGGCTCGTCTCCATCTGCACCGGCGGCTATGTGCTGGCCGCCGCCGGATTCCTGGACGGCCGCCGGGCCACCACCCACTGGGCCTCCGCCGACCACTTCCAGCGGCTCTTCCCGGCGGTGCGGGTCGACGCCGACGTGCTGTACACGGACGACGGGGACGTGCTGACCTCCGCCGGAGTGGCCGCCGGCATCGACCTCTGCCTGCACATCGTGCGGCGCGACCACGGAGCAGCCGTGGCCAACGAGGTGGCCCGGCGGACCGTCGTACCGCCCCACCGGGACGGCGGCCAGAGCCAGTTCATCGAGCGGCCGGTGCCGGAGCCGCAGCGAGCCAGCACCACCGCGGCCCGCGCCTGGGTGCTGGACCGGCTGCACGAGCCGCTGCGGCTTGCCGATATGGCCCGTCAGGAAGCCATGTCCGTACGGACCTTCACCCGCAGGTTCCGTGAGGAGTGCGGGATCAGCCCCGGGCAGTGGATCGTCATGCAGCGGGTCAACCGGGCCCGGCACCTGCTGGAGACCACCGCGCTCTCCATGGACCAGGTCGCGGACCGGACGGGCTTCGGCACCGCCCAGTCGCTGCGCAAGCACCTCCAGGCGGCGCTGGGCGTCAGCCCGACCGCGTACCGGCGCACCTTCCGGGCCGGTATGGGCGAGGACACCGCCACCACCTGA
- the era gene encoding GTPase Era, protein MARMSDRSPEPTAPHRAGFACFVGRPNAGKSTLTNALVGTKVAITSNRPQTTRHTVRGIVHRPDAQLVLVDTPGLHKPRTLLGERLNDVVRTTWAEVDVIGFCLPADQKLGPGDKFIAKELAGIKKTPKIAIVTKTDLVDSKALAEQLIAISQLAEELGFEWAEIVPVSAVGDSQVQLLADLIAPLLPESPPLYPEGDLTDEPEMVMVAELIREAALEGVRDELPHSIAVVVEEMIPRENRPADRPLLDIHANVYIERPSQKGIIIGPKGSRLKEVGMKSRKHIEALLGTPVFLDLHVKVAKDWQRDPKQLRKLGF, encoded by the coding sequence ATGGCCCGTATGAGCGATCGTTCCCCCGAGCCCACCGCCCCGCACCGTGCGGGCTTCGCCTGCTTCGTCGGCCGCCCGAACGCGGGCAAGTCGACCCTGACCAACGCACTGGTGGGCACGAAGGTCGCGATCACCTCCAACCGACCGCAGACCACCCGGCACACCGTCCGCGGCATCGTGCACCGCCCGGACGCCCAGCTCGTCCTGGTCGACACGCCCGGCCTGCACAAGCCGCGCACCCTGCTCGGCGAGCGGCTCAACGATGTGGTCCGCACCACCTGGGCCGAGGTCGACGTGATCGGCTTCTGCCTGCCGGCCGACCAGAAGCTCGGCCCCGGCGACAAGTTCATCGCCAAGGAACTCGCGGGGATCAAGAAGACCCCCAAGATCGCCATCGTGACCAAGACCGACCTGGTGGACTCCAAGGCGCTGGCCGAGCAGCTGATCGCCATCTCGCAGCTCGCCGAGGAGCTCGGCTTCGAATGGGCCGAGATCGTCCCCGTCTCCGCGGTCGGCGACAGCCAGGTCCAGCTGCTGGCCGACCTGATCGCCCCGCTGCTCCCGGAGAGCCCGCCGCTCTACCCGGAGGGCGACCTCACCGACGAGCCCGAGATGGTGATGGTCGCGGAACTGATCCGCGAGGCCGCGCTGGAGGGCGTACGCGACGAACTCCCGCACTCCATCGCCGTGGTGGTCGAGGAGATGATCCCCCGGGAGAACCGGCCGGCCGACCGCCCGCTGCTCGACATCCACGCCAACGTCTACATCGAGCGGCCGAGCCAGAAGGGCATCATCATCGGGCCCAAGGGCTCGCGCCTGAAGGAGGTCGGCATGAAGTCGCGCAAGCACATCGAGGCGCTGCTGGGCACGCCGGTCTTCCTGGACCTGCACGTGAAGGTCGCCAAGGACTGGCAGCGTGACCCCAAGCAGCTCCGCAAGCTCGGCTTCTGA
- a CDS encoding MFS transporter gives MTQTAPASPTSPAASAGSRLRPPGRIHRAWFVAAVAFVTIIGAAAFASLPGLLIEPLHREFDWSRATIGFAVSVNLALYGLTAPFAAALMDRFGIRRVVACALTVIAAGSAATVWMTEPWQLVLLWGVVVGLGSGSMALAFAATVTNRWFTARRGLVTGILTAAGASGQLIFLPLLSWLVEERGWRPAAVTVALASLAVVPFVWLLLRDHPADVGLAPYGGAYAEKPAPVPGAARRAVAVLLKAARTGPFWLLAGTFAICGASTNGLVRTHFAPAAHDHGMPLTAAAGLLAVIGVFDVLGTIASGWFTDRFEPRRLLAVYYALRGVSLLFLPMLLAPSVHPPMVFFIVFYGLDWVATVPPTIALCREVYGEDSAIVFGWVLASHQVGAALVAFLGGLARDVFGTYDPVWYASGALCAMAALMAMAIRRSCPTL, from the coding sequence GTGACCCAGACAGCCCCCGCTTCCCCGACCTCCCCCGCTGCCTCCGCCGGCTCGCGCCTGCGCCCGCCCGGCCGGATACACCGCGCCTGGTTCGTCGCCGCCGTCGCCTTCGTGACGATCATCGGCGCCGCCGCCTTCGCCTCCCTGCCCGGTCTGCTCATCGAGCCGCTGCACCGGGAGTTCGACTGGTCGCGCGCCACCATAGGCTTCGCCGTCTCGGTCAACCTCGCGCTCTACGGGCTGACCGCCCCCTTCGCCGCCGCGCTCATGGACCGCTTCGGCATCCGCCGGGTGGTCGCCTGCGCGCTGACGGTGATCGCGGCCGGTTCGGCAGCCACGGTCTGGATGACGGAGCCCTGGCAACTGGTGCTGCTCTGGGGGGTGGTGGTCGGGCTGGGCAGCGGGTCGATGGCGCTCGCCTTCGCGGCCACCGTCACCAACCGCTGGTTCACCGCCCGGCGCGGGCTGGTGACCGGCATCCTGACCGCGGCCGGCGCCTCCGGCCAGCTGATCTTCCTGCCGCTGCTGTCCTGGCTGGTGGAGGAGCGCGGCTGGCGTCCGGCGGCGGTCACGGTCGCCCTCGCCTCGCTGGCCGTGGTGCCCTTCGTCTGGCTGCTGCTGCGGGACCATCCGGCGGACGTGGGTCTCGCGCCGTACGGCGGTGCGTACGCCGAGAAGCCCGCGCCGGTGCCGGGTGCGGCCCGGCGGGCGGTGGCCGTCCTGCTCAAGGCGGCCCGGACCGGCCCGTTCTGGCTGCTCGCCGGCACCTTCGCGATCTGCGGTGCCTCCACCAACGGACTGGTCCGGACGCACTTCGCGCCGGCCGCGCACGACCACGGCATGCCGCTGACGGCGGCGGCCGGACTCCTCGCGGTCATCGGGGTGTTCGACGTACTCGGCACCATCGCCTCGGGCTGGTTCACCGACCGCTTCGAGCCCCGCCGACTGCTGGCCGTGTACTACGCGTTGCGCGGGGTCTCGCTGCTCTTCCTGCCGATGCTGCTCGCCCCGTCGGTCCACCCGCCGATGGTGTTCTTCATCGTCTTCTACGGCCTGGACTGGGTTGCCACCGTGCCGCCGACGATCGCGCTGTGCCGCGAGGTCTACGGCGAGGACAGCGCGATCGTCTTCGGCTGGGTGCTGGCCTCGCACCAGGTGGGCGCGGCACTGGTGGCCTTCCTGGGCGGCCTGGCCCGGGACGTGTTCGGCACGTACGACCCGGTCTGGTACGCCTCGGGGGCGCTGTGCGCAATGGCGGCACTGATGGCCATGGCGATCCGCCGCAGTTGTCCGACTTTGTAA
- a CDS encoding SAM-dependent methyltransferase has protein sequence MTEHQHQQSHSHSHPHSPAAEEEFWDARYGQSDRIWSGRPNAVLVREAADLAPGRALDLGCGEGADVVWLARQGWQVTGTDISGVALGRAAEHVAEAGVADRVDLRQHDLGVSFPAGEFDLVSACFLHTPGEMPRELILRRAAAAVAPGGTLLVAGHAGPPSWDPDTHRGFPFPTPEEVLEQLELPDGKWEVLVCAEHEQTMTAPDGSPGTRPDNALKVRRLH, from the coding sequence ATGACTGAGCACCAGCACCAGCAATCGCACTCGCACTCACACCCGCACTCCCCCGCCGCCGAGGAGGAGTTCTGGGACGCCCGGTACGGGCAGAGCGACCGGATCTGGAGCGGCCGGCCGAACGCCGTGCTGGTCCGGGAGGCGGCGGATCTGGCACCCGGCCGGGCCCTGGACCTCGGCTGCGGGGAGGGGGCCGACGTGGTGTGGCTGGCCCGGCAGGGGTGGCAGGTCACCGGGACCGACATCTCCGGAGTCGCCCTCGGCCGGGCCGCCGAGCATGTGGCGGAGGCGGGAGTCGCCGACCGGGTGGACCTCCGGCAGCACGACCTCGGGGTGTCCTTCCCGGCCGGGGAGTTCGACCTGGTCTCGGCCTGCTTCCTGCACACCCCCGGCGAGATGCCCCGGGAGCTCATCCTGCGCCGGGCCGCCGCGGCGGTCGCCCCCGGCGGAACCCTGCTGGTGGCCGGGCACGCCGGCCCGCCGTCCTGGGATCCGGACACCCATCGCGGGTTCCCGTTCCCCACCCCGGAGGAGGTGCTGGAGCAGCTGGAGCTGCCCGACGGGAAGTGGGAGGTACTGGTCTGCGCGGAGCACGAGCAGACCATGACGGCGCCGGACGGAAGCCCGGGCACCCGCCCGGACAACGCACTGAAGGTCCGGCGCCTGCACTGA
- a CDS encoding hemolysin family protein, with the protein MTAAQLITGAVLLVMVAWLAACAEAGIARISAFRAEQAVREGRRGSAKLAQVAADPTRYLNVALLVRVTCEMAAGVLVTYVCLDHFGENWTALFTAIAVMVLVSFVAVGVSPRTIGRQHPLNTATAAAYVLVPLARIMGPIPQLLILIGNALTPGKGFRKGPFASEAELRAMVDLAEKESLIEDEERRMVHQVFELGDTLVREVMVPRTDLVCIERYKTVRQATTLALRSGFSRIPVTGENEDDIVGIVYLKDLVRKTHISRDAETDLVSTAMRPAVFVPDTKNAGDLLREMQQVRNHVAVVIDEYGGTAGIVTIEDILEEIVGEITDEYDREIAPVEELGEDRYRVTARLDITDLGELFGLDSFDDEDVETVGGLLAKALGRVPIAGATALVELPDGRSLRLTAEAPAGRRNKIVTVLVEPVKATADDEATTA; encoded by the coding sequence GTGACCGCCGCCCAGCTGATCACCGGGGCGGTCCTGCTGGTCATGGTGGCCTGGCTGGCCGCCTGCGCCGAGGCGGGCATCGCCCGGATCTCCGCATTCCGCGCCGAACAGGCCGTACGGGAGGGCCGCCGCGGCAGCGCCAAGCTGGCCCAGGTCGCCGCCGACCCCACCCGGTACCTGAACGTGGCACTGCTGGTCCGGGTCACCTGCGAGATGGCCGCCGGCGTGCTGGTCACCTACGTCTGCCTGGACCACTTCGGCGAGAACTGGACCGCGCTGTTCACGGCCATCGCCGTGATGGTGCTGGTCTCCTTCGTCGCCGTCGGGGTCTCGCCCCGTACGATCGGCCGCCAGCATCCGCTGAACACCGCGACCGCCGCCGCGTACGTCCTCGTACCGCTGGCCCGGATCATGGGCCCCATCCCGCAGCTGCTGATCCTCATCGGCAACGCCCTCACCCCGGGCAAGGGCTTCCGCAAGGGCCCCTTCGCCTCCGAGGCCGAGCTCCGCGCGATGGTGGACCTGGCGGAGAAGGAGTCGCTGATCGAGGACGAGGAGCGCCGGATGGTGCACCAGGTCTTCGAGCTCGGCGACACGCTGGTGCGCGAGGTGATGGTGCCGCGCACCGACCTGGTCTGCATCGAGCGCTACAAGACGGTCCGTCAGGCCACCACGCTGGCGCTCCGCTCGGGCTTCTCGCGGATTCCGGTCACCGGCGAGAACGAGGACGACATCGTCGGGATCGTCTACCTGAAGGACCTGGTCCGCAAGACCCACATCAGCCGGGACGCCGAGACCGACCTGGTCTCCACGGCGATGCGGCCGGCGGTGTTCGTGCCCGACACCAAGAACGCCGGTGACCTGCTCCGGGAGATGCAGCAGGTGCGCAACCACGTCGCGGTGGTCATCGACGAGTACGGCGGCACGGCCGGGATCGTGACCATCGAGGACATCCTGGAGGAGATCGTCGGCGAGATCACCGACGAGTACGACCGCGAGATCGCGCCGGTGGAGGAGCTGGGCGAGGACCGCTACCGGGTCACGGCCCGCCTCGACATCACCGACCTCGGCGAGCTGTTCGGCCTGGACTCCTTCGACGACGAGGACGTGGAGACGGTCGGCGGCCTGCTGGCCAAGGCCCTCGGCCGGGTACCGATCGCGGGCGCGACGGCGCTGGTGGAGCTTCCGGACGGGCGCTCGCTGCGGCTGACCGCGGAGGCCCCGGCGGGCCGCCGGAACAAGATCGTCACGGTGCTGGTGGAGCCGGTGAAGGCGACCGCCGACGACGAGGCGACCACCGCATGA
- a CDS encoding PhoH family protein → MTQTPTAQPLLPGQARANFTVPAKHPMVTVLGSGDALLRVIERSFPEADIHVRGNQVSAVGDAREVALIQRLFDEMMLVLRTGQPMTEDAVERSIAMLQASENGNGPEETPAEVLTQNILSNRGRTIRPKTLNQKRYVDAIDKHTIVFGIGPAGTGKTYLAMAKAVQALQSKQVTRIILTRPAVEAGERLGFLPGTLYEKIDPYLRPLYDALHDMLDPDSIPRLMAAGTIEVAPLAYMRGRSQPLFTNVLTPDGWRPIGDLQVGDLVVGSNGEPTPVLGVYPQGERDVYRVTAQDGSWTLCCGEHLWTVRTRDDKRRDKPWRVLETQEMIGNLRAAHARRYELPLLTAPVEFPERPVPMDPYALGLLLGDGCLTGTTTPSFATEDTELVSALEAAIPGVSVRHKGGPDYVLNRIKAPGDVVTLENPVTRVLRELDLIGSRSHSKFVPDDYLFNTAEVRLGVLQGLLDSDGGPVPQRDRTCRVQYSTASLVLRDDVIALVQSLGGVAYTRRRPASGRNPSTALAAHRYDAHVVDIRLPEGIEPFRLARKRDRYHEAGGGGRPMRFIDSIEPAGREETVCIQVAAEDSLYITQDYLLTHNTLNDAFIILDEAQNTNPEQMKMFLTRLGFDSKIVITGDVTQIDLPGGTKSGLKQVQDILEGVPDVHFSRLTSQDVVRHKLVGRIVDAYEQYDSRNGK, encoded by the coding sequence ATGACGCAGACACCCACAGCCCAGCCGCTCCTGCCGGGGCAGGCACGAGCCAATTTCACCGTTCCCGCCAAGCACCCGATGGTGACGGTGCTCGGCTCCGGAGACGCTCTGTTGCGCGTGATCGAGCGCTCCTTCCCGGAGGCCGACATCCACGTCCGGGGCAACCAGGTCAGCGCGGTCGGCGACGCTCGGGAAGTCGCCCTGATCCAGCGCCTGTTCGACGAGATGATGCTGGTGCTCCGCACCGGGCAGCCGATGACGGAGGACGCAGTGGAACGATCGATCGCCATGCTCCAGGCGAGCGAGAACGGAAACGGCCCGGAGGAGACTCCGGCCGAGGTGCTCACCCAGAACATCCTCTCCAACCGTGGCCGCACCATCCGCCCCAAGACCCTCAACCAGAAGCGCTACGTCGACGCGATCGACAAGCACACGATCGTCTTCGGCATCGGCCCCGCCGGTACCGGAAAGACCTATCTCGCCATGGCCAAGGCGGTCCAGGCCCTGCAGTCCAAGCAGGTCACCCGGATCATCCTGACCCGGCCCGCCGTCGAGGCGGGCGAGCGGCTCGGCTTCCTGCCCGGCACGCTCTACGAGAAGATCGACCCGTACCTGCGCCCCCTGTACGACGCGCTGCACGACATGCTCGACCCGGATTCGATCCCGCGTCTGATGGCGGCCGGCACCATCGAGGTGGCGCCGCTGGCGTACATGCGGGGAAGGAGCCAGCCGCTCTTCACGAACGTCCTGACCCCGGACGGTTGGCGTCCGATCGGAGACCTCCAGGTCGGTGACCTGGTCGTCGGCTCGAACGGTGAGCCGACTCCGGTGCTCGGCGTCTATCCGCAGGGCGAGAGGGACGTCTACCGTGTCACGGCCCAGGACGGCTCGTGGACCCTGTGCTGCGGCGAGCACCTGTGGACGGTCAGGACGCGCGACGACAAGCGCCGCGACAAGCCGTGGCGGGTGCTGGAGACCCAGGAGATGATCGGCAACCTGCGCGCCGCGCACGCGCGCCGGTACGAGCTGCCCCTGCTCACCGCGCCGGTCGAGTTCCCCGAGCGTCCGGTCCCGATGGACCCGTACGCCCTGGGCCTGCTGCTCGGCGACGGATGCCTGACCGGCACCACCACGCCGTCGTTCGCCACGGAGGACACGGAGCTGGTCAGCGCCCTGGAGGCGGCCATCCCTGGCGTCTCCGTGCGCCACAAGGGCGGGCCGGACTACGTCCTGAACCGGATCAAGGCGCCCGGTGACGTCGTCACCCTGGAGAACCCGGTCACCCGGGTCCTCCGCGAACTGGACCTTATCGGCAGCCGCTCGCACTCGAAATTCGTCCCGGACGACTACCTGTTCAACACGGCCGAGGTTCGCCTGGGCGTGCTACAGGGTCTGCTCGACTCCGACGGCGGCCCGGTGCCGCAGCGCGACCGCACCTGCCGAGTGCAGTACTCGACCGCTTCCCTGGTGCTGCGCGACGACGTGATCGCGCTCGTGCAGTCGCTGGGTGGTGTCGCCTACACCCGGCGCCGGCCTGCCTCGGGCCGGAACCCCAGCACTGCTCTCGCCGCCCACCGGTACGACGCGCACGTGGTCGACATCCGGCTCCCCGAGGGGATCGAACCGTTCCGGCTCGCCCGCAAGCGGGACCGGTACCACGAGGCCGGTGGCGGCGGACGGCCGATGCGGTTCATCGACTCCATCGAGCCCGCCGGGCGTGAGGAGACCGTGTGCATCCAGGTGGCGGCGGAGGACTCGCTGTACATCACGCAGGACTACCTGCTCACGCACAACACGCTCAACGACGCGTTCATCATCCTCGACGAGGCGCAGAACACGAACCCCGAGCAGATGAAGATGTTCCTGACCCGCCTCGGCTTCGATTCGAAGATCGTCATCACCGGTGACGTGACCCAGATCGACCTCCCCGGCGGCACCAAGTCGGGTCTGAAGCAGGTGCAGGACATCCTCGAAGGGGTCCCGGACGTGCACTTCTCCCGGCTCACCTCCCAGGATGTCGTCCGGCACAAGCTCGTCGGCCGTATCGTCGACGCGTACGAGCAGTACGACAGCCGAAACGGGAAGTAG
- a CDS encoding beta-xylosidase translates to MAALAAASGAMGPRAAADPPAEPPPGQAEFPTQCTPPQEAGLPPADGTTTAELTVDTPAPRVGDTVTVTYRILRTPAVNPLPGELPADAVTPAGTVRLGGAQTGEVTVTGIPDHGPVPPGAGLGTHLMTGTFTVTAPGEITLAPGGYSLLAGRPAVLDTPCTPAGPTPVSVRLTATPPLPTANLRYVALGAAHGKPGASVKVTAAGFTPGSAVTVTGVTGGAGVTGVTGGAGVTGVTGRAAAPAPTADRARGTADERGLLTLDLPVTDRSTTAVVAFEGPAWTRAKGSGPAAYAVVDPAPPAPGTQKLTATVEPGTLSMTQAAEQTALGAVPYGEGGGATGQLATVTVKDARGGPAGWSLVGKVTDFTGPAGTRIPGAALSWTPRCTTAPGSAGNCAPGSPGTVGPDGAVLASTPDAELVGGTFTVDAGVTLQVPPYAPPGAYTAVLTLTLS, encoded by the coding sequence ATGGCCGCCCTCGCCGCCGCGAGCGGAGCCATGGGCCCCCGCGCCGCCGCCGACCCGCCCGCCGAACCCCCTCCGGGTCAGGCCGAGTTCCCCACCCAGTGCACGCCCCCGCAGGAAGCCGGACTGCCGCCTGCCGACGGCACCACCACCGCCGAACTCACCGTCGACACCCCCGCACCCCGGGTCGGCGACACCGTCACCGTCACCTACCGCATCCTCCGCACCCCGGCCGTGAACCCCCTCCCCGGGGAACTCCCCGCCGACGCCGTCACCCCCGCCGGCACCGTCCGGCTGGGCGGCGCACAGACCGGCGAGGTCACCGTGACGGGCATCCCGGACCACGGCCCCGTCCCGCCCGGCGCCGGCCTCGGCACCCACCTGATGACCGGCACCTTCACGGTCACCGCCCCCGGCGAGATCACCCTCGCCCCCGGCGGCTACTCCCTGCTCGCCGGCCGGCCTGCCGTACTCGACACCCCCTGCACCCCGGCCGGGCCCACCCCGGTCTCCGTACGCCTCACCGCCACCCCGCCGCTGCCCACCGCCAACCTGCGGTACGTCGCCCTCGGCGCGGCCCACGGCAAGCCCGGAGCGAGCGTGAAGGTGACCGCGGCCGGGTTCACCCCCGGCTCCGCCGTCACCGTCACCGGCGTCACAGGTGGCGCAGGCGTCACGGGTGTCACAGGTGGCGCAGGCGTCACAGGCGTCACCGGCCGGGCGGCAGCCCCGGCGCCGACCGCCGACCGGGCCCGCGGCACCGCCGACGAGCGCGGCCTGCTCACCCTCGACCTGCCCGTCACCGACCGGTCGACCACCGCCGTGGTCGCCTTCGAGGGCCCGGCCTGGACCCGCGCCAAAGGCTCCGGGCCGGCCGCCTACGCCGTCGTCGACCCCGCCCCGCCGGCCCCCGGCACCCAGAAGCTGACCGCCACCGTCGAACCCGGCACCCTCTCCATGACCCAGGCCGCCGAACAGACCGCCCTCGGCGCCGTCCCGTACGGCGAAGGCGGCGGCGCCACCGGACAGCTGGCCACCGTCACCGTCAAAGACGCCCGCGGCGGCCCGGCCGGCTGGTCCCTGGTCGGCAAGGTCACCGACTTCACCGGCCCCGCCGGCACCCGCATCCCCGGCGCCGCCCTCAGCTGGACCCCGCGCTGCACCACCGCCCCCGGCAGCGCCGGCAACTGCGCCCCCGGCAGCCCCGGCACGGTCGGCCCCGACGGCGCCGTACTGGCCTCCACCCCGGACGCCGAACTGGTCGGCGGCACCTTCACGGTGGACGCCGGAGTCACCCTCCAGGTCCCCCCGTACGCCCCGCCCGGCGCCTACACGGCCGTGCTCACCCTGACCCTGTCGTGA